The following are from one region of the Cetobacterium somerae genome:
- a CDS encoding amino acid ABC transporter permease produces MGDYLSTLKTIFIDGYRYQYVLQGLAFSVGVTAFSAIFGVIFGIFIALLRLSPRFKWIAICYIDLIRGTPAVVQLLVLANIIFAGFRDMPIFLVAGIAFGINSSAYVAEIIRAGIEGLDKGQMEASRALGMSYSMAMKEVIIPQAVRKILPTLVSEFITLLKETSIVGFIGGVDLLRSANIITSQTYRGVEPLLLVGLIYLVLVGIFTKIMRGVEKGLSNK; encoded by the coding sequence ATGGGAGATTACTTAAGTACACTAAAAACAATTTTTATTGATGGTTACAGATATCAATATGTTCTTCAAGGTTTAGCTTTTTCAGTTGGTGTTACAGCTTTTTCAGCTATCTTTGGTGTTATCTTTGGTATTTTTATCGCACTTTTAAGACTTTCACCTAGATTCAAATGGATAGCTATTTGCTATATTGATCTTATTAGAGGAACTCCAGCAGTTGTTCAACTTCTAGTTCTAGCTAATATTATTTTTGCTGGATTCCGTGACATGCCTATATTTTTAGTTGCTGGTATTGCTTTTGGAATAAACTCTAGTGCTTACGTTGCTGAAATTATTAGAGCTGGTATTGAAGGACTTGATAAAGGACAAATGGAAGCTTCTAGAGCTCTTGGAATGAGTTATTCTATGGCTATGAAAGAGGTTATAATTCCACAAGCTGTTAGAAAAATACTTCCCACACTAGTTAGTGAATTTATTACTCTTTTAAAAGAAACATCTATAGTTGGGTTTATCGGTGGAGTAGACCTTTTAAGATCTGCAAACATAATTACATCTCAAACTTATAGAGGAGTTGAACCACTACTTTTAGTTGGTTTAATATATCTAGTTTTAGTTGGAATCTTTACAAAAATCATGAGAGGTGTTGAAAAGGGGTTGAGCAATAAATGA
- a CDS encoding basic amino acid ABC transporter substrate-binding protein: MKKIFKNLVLFLMLIMSTLTFAKGKLYVGTNAEFPPFEYLDKGEVVGFDIDLVKAIGKKLDMEIVIKDMAFDGLIPALETNKIDIVIAGMTASDERKMAVNFSNPYYTANQVIILNDNNNDIKTFDDLNGKLVGVMLGFTGDVVVSEMKDVKSKKYNASYAAIMELQNNKIDAVVLDSETALNYVKNNKGLKLAETSGEPEEYAIAISKKNSELLNKINTALDELKKDGTYETLLKKHM; this comes from the coding sequence ATGAAAAAGATTTTTAAAAATTTGGTTCTATTTTTAATGTTAATTATGAGTACTTTAACTTTTGCAAAAGGAAAACTTTATGTTGGTACTAATGCTGAATTTCCACCTTTTGAATACCTTGATAAAGGGGAAGTCGTTGGATTTGATATAGACTTAGTTAAAGCTATTGGTAAAAAATTAGATATGGAAATAGTTATTAAAGACATGGCTTTTGATGGACTAATTCCAGCTCTTGAAACTAATAAAATAGATATTGTTATTGCTGGAATGACAGCTAGTGATGAGAGAAAAATGGCTGTTAATTTTTCAAATCCATATTATACAGCTAACCAAGTTATTATTTTAAATGATAATAATAACGACATTAAAACATTTGATGATTTAAATGGAAAACTTGTTGGAGTTATGCTAGGATTTACTGGGGACGTTGTAGTTAGCGAGATGAAAGATGTTAAGTCAAAAAAATATAATGCTTCTTATGCTGCTATCATGGAGTTACAAAACAATAAAATCGATGCTGTTGTTTTAGATTCTGAAACTGCTTTAAACTATGTAAAAAATAATAAAGGTTTAAAATTAGCTGAAACATCTGGTGAACCTGAAGAATATGCCATCGCCATCTCTAAAAAAAATAGTGAACTTTTAAATAAAATTAATACAGCTTTAGACGAGCTAAAAAAAGATGGAACTTATGAAACTCTTTTAAAAAAACATATGTAA
- a CDS encoding amino acid ABC transporter ATP-binding protein: MIKVDNLFKNYGELEVLKGVSTHIMKGEVVAVIGPSGSGKSTFLRCINRLEEPTLGHIYISGEDIMSPKTNINHMRAKVGMVFQHFNLFPHKTVLENLTLAPMKVKGMKKEDVEEKALLLLKKVGLKDKALAYPDHLSGGQKQRIAIARALCMDPEVILFDEPTSALDPEMIREVLDVMRDLAKEGMTMVVVTHEMGFARKVADRVLFMDQGSILEDTTPDELFDGTNHSRAKDFIEKVLNH, encoded by the coding sequence ATGATAAAAGTTGATAATCTATTTAAAAATTACGGAGAACTTGAAGTTTTAAAAGGAGTTTCTACCCATATAATGAAAGGGGAAGTTGTTGCAGTTATTGGCCCTTCTGGAAGTGGAAAATCTACATTTTTAAGATGTATAAACCGTTTAGAAGAACCTACTCTTGGACATATTTATATCAGTGGAGAGGATATAATGAGTCCAAAAACAAATATAAATCATATGAGAGCTAAAGTTGGAATGGTCTTTCAACACTTCAACCTTTTTCCCCATAAAACAGTTCTTGAGAATCTTACTTTAGCTCCTATGAAAGTTAAAGGAATGAAAAAAGAGGATGTTGAAGAGAAAGCTCTTCTTTTGCTAAAAAAAGTAGGATTAAAGGATAAAGCTTTAGCATATCCAGATCATTTATCTGGAGGTCAAAAACAAAGAATAGCTATTGCTAGAGCTCTTTGTATGGACCCTGAAGTTATACTCTTTGATGAACCAACATCTGCTCTTGATCCAGAGATGATTCGAGAAGTTTTAGATGTTATGAGAGATCTTGCTAAAGAAGGAATGACTATGGTTGTAGTTACACATGAAATGGGATTTGCTAGAAAAGTAGCTGATAGAGTCTTATTTATGGATCAAGGGTCTATTTTAGAAGATACAACCCCTGATGAACTTTTTGATGGAACTAATCATTCTAGAGCTAAAGATTTCATTGAAAAAGTTTTAAATCATTAA
- a CDS encoding AMP-binding protein: MTEKRKVSPNERMYLAFEKNYNSFVINRIVEGRGDIDIEILQSAVNKVGDIYPESRFKLKNDYWIDSKLNPKVIKIQRKDVGKDFKELMKRKIDLTKDIACEVYYLNEFDKITIIFRTHHGVMDGKGQGIWIEAIFKELNNLEIEKFSSKVRDIDLLKDSGINKSSDIVTIGNYSPLKDRVSYKITDPISKKIEINEKINSITAKLIGSIHKLSKDSKSRFIITRDIREKFPEEKLNTGNLSLPMYLETTSENWQEINKDLINTILKNEDIKYSPKEYFIFENIPMNILRLGLKYTIFNYNRQKKTATTAVISNLGRIDLENYKTKYFIPEKVYALPVITPLVPLSFVITELDNKTIITVGYYEDNYEEKKLEEYLEKLKDTLLNREKVKIKGNKEIRKVNIFKEIFKKSEKEDILILENDKEISYRDIFISASKVASYLKKIGVNKGDRVSISTKRDSSYLISILACIKLGAVFIPIDPEYPKERVDYIKESSASKILLESLEFILEEEVLTNLNFKEFTEYKNEDVIYTIYTSGSTGKPKGVEITYGTLCNYISNCIEKYGITEETIFGFFTSISFDLSITAIFTTLLAGGKIEFFNEKITPITLKNIFENSKMNSVKMTPTHLEIISKYNIKKDRFKLVIVGGEQLKVSTAKKAQDILGDSCKIVNEYGPTEATVGCIYHIFDKNKTYIGEGLPIGKPLDNIDLCLEIDTNENMGELLIGGDCLAKGYYNNLKETTDKFIYLENKRFYKSGDLCRINKDNDLEFLERKDFQVKIRGYRIELEEVEKKIEEYPAIIGCRVIPNSSKNSLLAYYIGKVDQNELLKTLKEKLPEYMVPYAFFEIDEFPLNSNGKLDLKKLKELGQKDYKDNIDEVSLSSFEKKIIKIWEEILEIKIDKNKVNWNFYELGADSLSIVRFINEIEPFINKEGVEKILLNPNLETISKYKK; encoded by the coding sequence ATGACAGAGAAAAGAAAAGTATCTCCTAACGAAAGAATGTATTTAGCATTTGAAAAAAATTATAACTCTTTCGTAATAAATAGGATTGTAGAAGGTAGAGGAGATATTGATATAGAGATACTTCAAAGTGCAGTCAATAAAGTAGGAGATATTTATCCAGAGAGTAGATTTAAATTAAAAAATGACTATTGGATAGATTCAAAACTAAATCCAAAAGTTATAAAGATTCAGAGAAAAGATGTGGGAAAAGATTTTAAAGAGTTGATGAAAAGAAAGATAGATTTAACTAAAGATATAGCTTGTGAAGTATACTATCTTAATGAATTTGATAAAATAACAATTATATTTCGAACTCATCATGGAGTGATGGATGGAAAAGGACAAGGAATTTGGATTGAAGCAATTTTTAAAGAGCTTAATAATTTAGAGATTGAAAAGTTTTCTTCTAAAGTGAGAGACATAGATTTACTAAAAGATAGTGGAATTAATAAAAGCAGTGATATAGTAACAATAGGAAATTATTCACCGCTGAAAGATAGAGTGTCTTATAAAATTACAGATCCAATCTCTAAAAAAATAGAGATTAATGAAAAAATAAATAGTATAACAGCTAAATTAATAGGGAGTATCCATAAGTTAAGTAAAGATTCAAAAAGTAGATTTATAATAACAAGAGATATAAGAGAAAAGTTTCCAGAGGAAAAATTAAATACTGGAAATTTATCACTACCTATGTATTTAGAAACTACAAGTGAAAATTGGCAAGAGATAAATAAAGATTTAATAAATACAATATTAAAAAATGAAGATATAAAATATTCACCAAAAGAGTACTTTATATTTGAGAATATCCCAATGAATATTCTAAGATTAGGATTAAAATATACAATTTTCAATTATAATAGACAGAAAAAAACGGCAACAACTGCAGTAATATCAAACTTAGGTAGAATTGATTTAGAGAATTATAAAACAAAATATTTTATACCAGAAAAAGTTTATGCACTACCAGTAATAACACCACTAGTTCCATTATCTTTTGTAATAACAGAGTTAGATAATAAAACTATAATAACAGTTGGTTATTATGAAGATAACTATGAAGAGAAGAAATTAGAGGAATATTTAGAGAAATTAAAAGATACTCTTTTAAATAGAGAGAAAGTTAAGATTAAGGGTAATAAAGAGATAAGAAAAGTTAATATATTTAAAGAAATTTTTAAAAAATCTGAAAAAGAAGATATTTTAATTTTAGAGAATGATAAAGAAATAAGTTATAGAGATATATTTATTAGTGCTTCGAAAGTAGCTAGTTATTTGAAAAAAATAGGAGTTAATAAAGGAGACAGAGTTTCTATATCAACAAAAAGAGACTCAAGTTATTTAATCTCTATATTAGCATGTATAAAACTAGGAGCTGTATTTATACCAATAGATCCAGAGTACCCAAAAGAAAGAGTAGATTATATAAAAGAGAGCTCAGCAAGTAAGATATTGTTAGAATCTTTAGAGTTTATTTTAGAAGAAGAGGTTTTAACTAATCTAAATTTTAAGGAGTTTACGGAATATAAAAATGAAGATGTTATTTATACAATTTATACTTCAGGAAGCACAGGAAAGCCTAAAGGTGTAGAGATAACATATGGTACACTTTGTAACTATATATCTAATTGTATTGAAAAATATGGGATAACAGAGGAAACTATATTTGGATTTTTCACATCAATATCCTTTGATTTATCTATAACAGCTATTTTTACAACATTACTAGCAGGTGGGAAAATAGAGTTTTTTAATGAGAAAATTACACCAATAACTTTAAAAAATATTTTTGAAAATAGTAAAATGAATAGTGTGAAAATGACACCAACTCATTTGGAAATTATTTCAAAATATAATATAAAAAAAGATAGGTTTAAGTTAGTAATTGTAGGTGGAGAACAGTTAAAGGTAAGTACAGCTAAAAAAGCTCAGGATATTTTAGGCGATAGTTGTAAAATAGTTAATGAGTATGGACCAACAGAAGCCACAGTGGGTTGTATATACCATATTTTTGATAAAAATAAAACTTATATAGGAGAGGGACTACCTATTGGAAAACCTTTAGATAATATTGATCTGTGTTTAGAGATTGATACCAATGAAAATATGGGAGAACTCCTTATAGGTGGAGATTGTTTAGCAAAAGGATATTATAATAATTTAAAAGAGACTACAGATAAGTTTATATACTTAGAAAATAAAAGATTTTATAAATCTGGAGATCTATGTAGAATAAATAAAGATAATGATTTAGAGTTTTTAGAAAGAAAAGATTTCCAAGTAAAAATTAGAGGTTATCGAATAGAATTAGAAGAGGTTGAGAAAAAGATAGAGGAGTATCCAGCTATTATTGGATGTAGAGTTATTCCTAACTCATCTAAAAATTCTCTATTAGCATACTATATTGGAAAAGTAGATCAAAACGAACTTTTAAAAACTTTAAAAGAAAAATTACCAGAATACATGGTACCCTATGCTTTTTTTGAAATTGATGAGTTTCCGCTAAATTCTAATGGAAAATTAGATTTAAAAAAACTTAAAGAGTTAGGACAAAAAGATTATAAAGATAATATAGATGAGGTGTCATTATCAAGTTTTGAAAAAAAGATTATCAAAATTTGGGAAGAGATATTAGAGATAAAAATAGATAAAAATAAAGTAAATTGGAATTTTTATGAATTAGGTGCGGACTCTTTAAGTATAGTTAGATTTATAAATGAGATAGAGCCCTTTATAAATAAAGAGGGAGTAGAAAAAATTCTATTAAATCCAAACTTAGAAACAATAAGTAAGTATAAAAAATAA
- a CDS encoding glycoside hydrolase family 13 protein: MNSLSYSLPKDSILFDSQDEQFKTPFGATPCGENITFNIFTQKNINCLNISLIIKNGKELELKMLPEGEKKIGDHDYIVWSLNFTTPSLAKTIFYHFKIVIGNDNTVFYYGNNSLALGGIGDIYENFPIDYQITLYYKNTPTPNWFKESIAYQIFPDRFKNGNKDGKVNEPKANSFLYGRWSDIPMYIKNSKNEIARWDFFGGNLKGITEKINYLKGLNVGTLYLNPIFEATSNHRYDTNNYHNIDPVLGTYKDFKNMVKECKKRGIYTILDGVFNHTGKDSIYFKEASTNKSSPFYPWYRFQNYPYDYDCWWGIKDLPCVNELEPSFFKYIVEGENSVINHWMKTGIKGWRLDVADELPSFFIESLKYKCKNIDSESIIIGEVWEDASNKVSYGQRREYFNGKQLDSAMNYPLRTYLLNFYNGSIDSETLCKYMNSLRENYPKENYFASFNLLGSHDVKRIKTSVKDIVKDFNLEPQYLEPATTRVLKSLSLIQFTLPGVPVIYYGDEVGVEGGKDPDNRRTYPWGKEDQNLLNWYKKISFLRSSSKVLKKGEIKFFSPHPDVFAYIRFFPNERDFIGVLTNRNPNKSKIFKINLKEFLGKFSNNIATDIYRWNDPLIVPIDSSTNFPIKIPPLKTLLFSSKSV; the protein is encoded by the coding sequence GTGAATAGTCTTTCTTATTCTCTACCTAAAGATTCTATTTTATTTGATTCTCAAGATGAACAATTTAAAACACCTTTTGGAGCTACTCCTTGTGGAGAAAATATAACATTCAATATATTCACTCAAAAAAATATTAACTGTTTAAATATTAGCTTAATCATAAAAAATGGTAAGGAGTTAGAGCTTAAAATGCTTCCTGAAGGTGAAAAAAAAATTGGAGACCACGACTATATTGTCTGGTCTCTTAATTTTACAACTCCATCTTTAGCTAAAACTATTTTTTATCACTTTAAAATAGTCATTGGAAATGATAATACAGTTTTTTATTATGGTAATAACTCTCTAGCTCTTGGTGGAATAGGAGATATCTATGAGAATTTTCCAATTGATTATCAAATTACCCTATACTATAAAAACACTCCTACTCCTAACTGGTTTAAAGAAAGTATTGCCTATCAAATTTTTCCAGATAGATTTAAAAATGGAAATAAAGATGGTAAAGTTAACGAACCCAAAGCTAATAGTTTTTTATATGGAAGATGGTCTGATATTCCAATGTATATAAAAAATAGTAAAAATGAAATAGCTCGTTGGGACTTTTTTGGAGGTAACTTAAAAGGGATTACTGAAAAAATTAACTATCTTAAAGGTTTAAATGTTGGAACCCTATATTTAAATCCTATTTTTGAAGCAACTAGTAACCATCGTTATGATACTAATAACTATCATAATATCGACCCTGTTTTAGGTACATATAAAGACTTTAAAAATATGGTTAAAGAGTGTAAAAAAAGAGGAATATATACAATTTTAGATGGTGTTTTTAATCATACAGGAAAGGATAGTATATATTTTAAAGAAGCATCTACTAATAAATCTTCTCCTTTCTATCCATGGTATAGATTTCAAAATTACCCCTATGATTATGATTGTTGGTGGGGAATTAAGGATTTACCTTGTGTAAACGAGTTAGAACCTAGCTTTTTTAAATACATTGTTGAAGGTGAAAATAGTGTTATTAACCATTGGATGAAGACTGGTATTAAAGGGTGGAGACTTGATGTAGCTGATGAACTTCCAAGCTTCTTTATTGAAAGTTTAAAATATAAATGTAAAAATATCGATTCTGAATCTATTATTATTGGAGAAGTTTGGGAAGATGCCAGTAATAAGGTAAGTTATGGGCAACGAAGAGAGTATTTTAATGGTAAACAACTAGACTCTGCTATGAATTATCCTCTTAGAACATATCTTTTGAATTTCTATAATGGTTCTATTGATAGTGAAACTCTTTGTAAATATATGAATTCTTTAAGAGAAAACTATCCTAAAGAGAACTATTTTGCATCTTTTAATCTTTTAGGAAGCCATGATGTAAAAAGAATAAAAACTTCAGTTAAAGATATAGTAAAAGATTTTAATCTTGAGCCTCAATATTTAGAGCCTGCAACTACTAGAGTTTTAAAATCTTTAAGTTTAATTCAATTTACTCTTCCTGGAGTTCCTGTTATCTATTATGGAGACGAAGTTGGAGTAGAAGGTGGTAAAGATCCTGATAATCGAAGAACATATCCTTGGGGGAAGGAGGACCAAAATCTTTTAAATTGGTATAAAAAAATATCTTTTTTAAGATCTAGTTCTAAAGTGTTAAAAAAAGGTGAAATTAAATTTTTTTCACCCCATCCTGATGTATTTGCCTACATAAGATTTTTCCCCAATGAGAGAGACTTTATAGGAGTTCTTACAAATAGAAATCCAAATAAATCAAAAATTTTTAAAATTAATTTGAAGGAATTTCTGGGGAAATTTAGTAATAATATAGCGACTGACATATATCGTTGGAATGACCCCCTAATCGTTCCAATAGATTCATCTACTAATTTCCCAATAAAAATCCCCCCACTAAAGACACTTTTATTTAGTAGTAAAAGTGTCTAA
- a CDS encoding DUF2147 domain-containing protein yields MKLIILFMIFGNMLFANSILGYWMTQEGKNGNEAIVLIEKEKNTYIGKIKYIATVDKNFNIISYTNKDEIIGFELVKGFQKIDDVTYKKGRIIDPKSLKEYYASVKLEGDKFILRGSLDSHGILGAKRVWKKVNKEYIEKYGDEKL; encoded by the coding sequence ATGAAACTAATTATATTGTTTATGATATTTGGAAATATGCTTTTTGCTAATTCAATTTTAGGGTATTGGATGACTCAAGAGGGAAAAAATGGAAATGAAGCCATTGTTTTGATAGAGAAGGAAAAAAATACATATATAGGGAAAATAAAGTATATAGCGACAGTTGATAAAAATTTTAATATAATAAGTTATACAAATAAAGATGAAATAATTGGATTTGAATTAGTAAAAGGTTTTCAAAAAATTGATGATGTAACATATAAAAAAGGGCGAATAATAGATCCTAAAAGTTTGAAAGAGTATTATGCATCTGTAAAACTTGAGGGGGATAAGTTTATTTTGAGAGGGTCACTTGATTCTCATGGAATATTAGGAGCTAAGAGGGTATGGAAAAAAGTGAATAAAGAGTATATAGAAAAATATGGTGATGAAAAGTTATGA
- a CDS encoding glycogen/starch/alpha-glucan phosphorylase: MNLTKNQFKEDYIKRLTLTFAQTPTEASLEHKYLALGKLIRDYISESWAETNNYYTKKKCKQIYYFSMEFLLGRLLNSYLLNLNIRDVVKDGLRDLGIDLDTLLQLEPDPALGNGGLGRLAACFMDSLASLGFPGHGCGIRFKHGLFNQKIVNGYQKELLNNWLKEDFLWEIKKPEKTVTVKFGGVVNLVNTPNGIEPIYSGCEEIDAVPYDIPILGSNMETVNTLRLFSAELPEEEIDLNGLQKGDYQKFIDKKFAVEAISQILYPDDSSFQGKLLRLKQEYFFVSAGLQTILKRYKKLKESIHKFSDFVGIHINDTHPAIAVGELMRLLLDEEGLDWDSAWDITVKTLAYTNHTILAEAMEKWPYDMFKKTVPRILMIIEEIDRRFCEEVSKKYEEDYSKIDSMRIIYNGEVRMANLAIIGSHSVNGVAKIHTEILKNRELHNFYLLYPERFNNKTNGITHRRWLKNANPELYKLVIEKSGPECLNDTNKFINFLKYINDDNVLQTLDKIKFKNKEKVVDFVKNKYNIDINPFSIFDVQVKRLHGYKRQLLNIFNIIYLYNQLKENPELDIVPRTFFFGAKAAPSYYLAKNIIKLINSVANVINNDPDIRNKIKVVFLENYGVSIAELIIPAGDVSEQISTASKEASGTGNMKFMMNGAVTLATLDGANVEIYDEVGDNNIVIFGLTSQEVMDLEKNRTYNFRDILNSNPDLQKILNQLSDGTFSENKDEFKDILNHIYGEGDPYFVLKDFSAYVEAQNKINTLYENRRGWLQICLVNIAHSGKFSSDNSIRKYAEDIWHIKEVKRGE; this comes from the coding sequence ATGAATTTAACTAAAAATCAATTTAAAGAGGATTATATTAAAAGACTTACTCTGACTTTTGCTCAAACGCCCACTGAAGCTTCCCTAGAACATAAATATTTAGCTCTTGGAAAACTTATTAGAGATTATATTTCTGAATCTTGGGCAGAAACTAACAACTACTATACTAAGAAAAAATGTAAACAAATATACTATTTTTCTATGGAATTCTTACTAGGAAGACTTTTAAACTCATATCTTTTAAATCTTAATATTAGAGATGTAGTTAAAGATGGTCTTAGAGATTTAGGGATAGATTTAGATACTCTTTTACAATTAGAGCCTGATCCTGCTCTTGGAAACGGAGGACTTGGAAGACTTGCAGCATGTTTTATGGATTCTCTTGCATCACTTGGGTTTCCTGGACATGGGTGTGGAATTAGATTTAAACACGGTCTTTTTAATCAAAAAATTGTAAATGGATATCAAAAAGAACTTTTAAATAACTGGTTAAAAGAGGATTTTTTATGGGAAATTAAAAAACCTGAAAAAACTGTAACAGTTAAATTTGGTGGAGTTGTAAATTTAGTTAATACTCCCAATGGTATTGAACCTATATACTCTGGTTGTGAAGAGATCGACGCTGTTCCTTATGACATTCCCATCTTAGGTTCTAATATGGAAACTGTTAATACCCTTAGACTTTTTAGTGCTGAACTTCCTGAAGAAGAGATTGATTTAAATGGTCTTCAAAAAGGTGATTATCAAAAATTTATTGATAAAAAGTTTGCTGTTGAAGCTATTTCACAGATTTTATATCCTGATGACTCTAGTTTTCAAGGAAAACTTTTACGTCTAAAGCAAGAGTATTTTTTTGTTAGTGCTGGACTTCAAACTATTTTAAAAAGATATAAAAAACTTAAAGAATCTATTCATAAATTCTCTGATTTTGTAGGAATTCATATCAATGATACACACCCCGCTATAGCTGTTGGTGAACTTATGAGGCTACTTTTAGATGAAGAGGGACTTGATTGGGATAGTGCTTGGGATATAACTGTTAAAACTTTAGCTTATACTAATCACACTATATTAGCTGAAGCTATGGAAAAATGGCCCTATGATATGTTTAAAAAAACTGTTCCTCGAATTCTTATGATTATCGAAGAGATTGATAGAAGATTCTGCGAAGAGGTTAGTAAAAAATATGAAGAGGATTATAGTAAAATTGATTCAATGAGAATAATCTATAATGGTGAGGTTAGAATGGCTAATCTAGCTATAATTGGTTCTCACTCAGTTAATGGAGTTGCTAAAATTCACACTGAAATTCTTAAAAATCGAGAACTTCATAACTTCTATCTTCTTTATCCTGAAAGATTTAACAATAAAACCAATGGTATTACCCATAGAAGATGGTTAAAAAATGCAAATCCTGAACTTTATAAACTAGTTATAGAGAAAAGTGGCCCTGAATGTTTAAATGATACAAATAAATTTATTAACTTTTTAAAATATATAAATGATGATAATGTTTTACAAACATTAGATAAAATAAAATTTAAAAATAAAGAAAAAGTGGTAGATTTTGTTAAAAATAAATATAACATTGATATAAATCCATTTTCAATTTTTGATGTACAAGTTAAAAGACTTCATGGATACAAAAGACAACTACTAAATATTTTTAACATAATCTATCTTTATAATCAACTAAAGGAAAATCCTGAACTTGATATAGTTCCACGTACATTCTTTTTCGGTGCTAAAGCTGCTCCATCTTACTATTTAGCTAAAAATATTATAAAGCTTATAAACTCTGTAGCTAATGTTATAAATAATGACCCTGATATTAGAAATAAAATTAAGGTTGTATTCCTTGAAAACTATGGTGTTTCTATAGCTGAGCTTATAATTCCAGCTGGAGATGTGAGTGAGCAGATTTCAACAGCTTCTAAAGAAGCATCTGGAACTGGAAATATGAAGTTCATGATGAATGGAGCTGTTACTCTAGCTACTCTTGATGGAGCCAACGTAGAAATTTATGATGAAGTTGGAGATAACAATATCGTTATCTTTGGTCTTACTTCTCAAGAGGTTATGGACTTGGAAAAAAATAGAACTTATAACTTTAGAGATATTCTAAACTCTAATCCTGACTTACAAAAGATTCTTAATCAACTTAGTGATGGGACATTCTCTGAAAATAAGGATGAGTTTAAAGATATTTTAAATCATATATATGGAGAAGGAGACCCCTATTTTGTTTTAAAGGATTTCTCTGCTTATGTTGAAGCTCAAAATAAAATCAATACTTTATATGAAAATAGAAGAGGTTGGCTACAAATATGTTTAGTTAATATTGCACATTCTGGAAAATTCTCTTCTGATAATAGTATTAGAAAATATGCTGAGGATATTTGGCATATTAAGGAGGTGAAAAGAGGTGAATAG